In Trichlorobacter lovleyi, the DNA window CTCACCATAGATCACAAACGGCCGCAGATCCAGGTGGCGTGCCTCCAGTTCTCCGTCCATGTAGCAGATATGCCGTGAGAGATAGACCACCGGCTGGGCGATGTAGTTGCGGGGATTTTCCAGCACCCGGTCCATAAATTCCTTGCGCAGGGCCGGGGTGGAGGAGGGCCCCATCAGCATGCCGTAGCCGCCGGATTCACTGACCGCCTTGACCACCATCCGTTCCATGTTGTCAAAGACATACTCCCGGTCGGTCACATTGGTCATCTGATAGGTGGGGACATTCTTGAGGATCGGCTGCTGTCCCAGGTAGTAGCGGATGATATCCGGCACAAAGGGGTAGACCGCCTTGTCATCGGCAATACCGCTGCCCGGTGCATTCACGATGGCCACATTACCGGCCCGCCAGGCATTGATCACCCCGGCAATCCCCAGTGATGAGTCGGAGCGGAAGATCAGCGGATCAAGATAATCGTCATCAATCCGGCGGTAGATCACATCCACCCTTTTCAATCCTTTGGTGGTCTTGAGATAGACGATGTCGTTGATGGTGACCATGTCGCGGCCTTCAGCCAGCTCGATCCCCATCTCCTTGGCCAGGAAGGTATGTTCGAAATAGGCCGAGTTGTAGATGCCGGGGGTCAGCAGCACAATCTCGGCTGTTCCTTTGCCGCGGGGCGAGAGGCAGCGCAGGGCATCCAGCAGCAGTGACGGGTAGTGCTCAACCCGCCGCACCCGGTATTTGTTGAAGAACTCTGGCAGGATGCGACGCTCGATTACCCGGTTTTCAATCATGTAGGAGACCCCTGAAGGGGTGCGCAGGTTGTCTTCCAGGATCAGGAAGTCACCCTGCTCATCGCGGATAATATCGATACCGCTGATATGGGTGTAGATGCCGCGCGGCGGGACGATGCCGACGATCTCACGCCGGAAGTCCTTGCCCTGGTAGATCAGTTCCGGCGGGATCACGCCATCCTTGATGATCTTCTGCTCGCCGTAGAGGTCTTCCAGAAACAGGTTGAGCGCCCTGACCCGCTGCTTGAGGCCGGATTCTATCCGCACCCATTCCGCTGCAGTTATGATACGGGGGATCAGGTCAAAGGGCCAGATCCGCTCGATCCCCTCTTCGCTCTCGCCGTAGACCGTAAAGGTGACCCCTTCGGTCTGCAGTGCCAGCTGGGATTCATGATCCTTGGTCTCCAGGGCATTGTTGCCGGTGGCGCGGATATGATCCCAGAGCAGACGGTAGTGGTCGCGGGGACTGAAGTCGTCAGCATAGAATTCGTGGTAGGACGTTTTGGGTCCGGAGCTGGCCGGGTTGGAAAGTGGCGGCATGGTACAACCTCCTGCGTGCCAGGGCTTGAAAACTACGGTGGAGGCAGTTTGCGGCGTTGCGCAATGTCCGCTTCCTGGCCTGACATCTTGTTGTGTCTCGGCAGCTGCGTGACCTGCGCCCGGTATCCGGCCATCCCTATGATGCTTTCAAGCCATGGTTGCAATTAGATCTGCCGGGTATGCGACGGTGCATCCCCTGCTGGTACGGTAAAGCATAGGCTGTGCCAAGGTGTGAATGGCTGAAATTGCTTAGAAAATATGCGGCTAGTCAAAGGGGAGGGTCAGTCTGCTGCTTGCTTGCTGCCCATAGTGGTAGTGTATGTGCACATAAAATAAGCAGAGAGAGCGGCTGCCCAATGCAGGGCAGCCGCCAGGTCCGGCAGAATGGAAAGGAACGATTTCTGTTACCGCATCAATTCAAAGTCGCGATCTTCACAGGTCTCATCCTTGATGTCGATGAACTTGTTGCAGATCTCGGTCAGCATGTTGACGGTACCCTGATAACCGATGATCGGGTAGCGATGCTTGTTGACCCGGTCAAAAACCGGGAAGCCGAAGCGGAACAATGGAATCTTGGCGTCACGGGCGGCAAACTTACCGTGGCTGTCGCCGATGATAGCATCGACCGGGTCGGTCATCAGCAGTGAACGCAGGTGCCAGAGATCTTTGTTCATATAAATCTTGCAGCCTTTGCCAAACTCGGAGCTGTCAAGAAGCGCCTGCAGCTCTTTTTCAAGCTTCTTGGAACCACGGCTGCAGAGAATGTGGTGCGGATGGGCGCCCATTTCAAGCAGGAAGGATACGTAGCCCAGCAGGTAGTCCGGATCACCGTAGACGGCAAACTTCTTGCCATGAATGTACTGATGAGCATCAGTGATGGCATCTACGGCACGACCGCGCTCGTTTTTCAGTGAGGCAGGCACTTCCTTGCCGAACAGCTCAGCCACCTTCATGATAAAGGCATCGGTCTTTTCAATACCCATCGGCATCGGCATGCTGACATGCTTGCCGGAGTAGTTGTCCTTGATAAAGCTGAAGGTCTTAGGGGTCGCATAAGGCCCCAGGGTCATGGTTGCCTTGCCGTTGATGGAGTCTGCAGCATCCTCCAGCTTGGTGCCACCCGCATAAATATGGTAGTGACCATCACACGGCGAATCAAAGCTGTCGCTGATGTCTGCCAGAACGGTATGGGGGATGCCGAACTCCGTCAGAATCCGTTTGTATTCACGGTAGTCGCCGGTATTAAAGTCGCAGCCTGCGATCAGGTTCAGCTTGCCGGTGCAGCGGCCTTCGATCTGTTTTCCTTCTGTCAGATTCTGAAGAACCGACAGCAGCATGGAGTCATAACCGTGGATATGGGTGCCGTTGAAGCTGGGGGTGTTGGCAAACGGTACCGGCATGTCCTTGGGCACGTGCCCTTTTTGACGGGCATTCTTGATGAAGGCGGTCAGGTCGTCGCCGATAACCTCAGGCATGCAGGAGGTGAAG includes these proteins:
- the nifK gene encoding nitrogenase molybdenum-iron protein subunit beta, yielding MSNLLGLEVKKIVETTPEEVDRVHNWINTEEYREKNFARQALVINPAHACQPLGAQLAAHGFEGTLPFVHGSQGCASYYRSTLNRHFREPAPAVSDAMTEDGAVFGGQNNLHEGLENAVALYKPKMIAVFTSCMPEVIGDDLTAFIKNARQKGHVPKDMPVPFANTPSFNGTHIHGYDSMLLSVLQNLTEGKQIEGRCTGKLNLIAGCDFNTGDYREYKRILTEFGIPHTVLADISDSFDSPCDGHYHIYAGGTKLEDAADSINGKATMTLGPYATPKTFSFIKDNYSGKHVSMPMPMGIEKTDAFIMKVAELFGKEVPASLKNERGRAVDAITDAHQYIHGKKFAVYGDPDYLLGYVSFLLEMGAHPHHILCSRGSKKLEKELQALLDSSEFGKGCKIYMNKDLWHLRSLLMTDPVDAIIGDSHGKFAARDAKIPLFRFGFPVFDRVNKHRYPIIGYQGTVNMLTEICNKFIDIKDETCEDRDFELMR
- a CDS encoding circularly permuted type 2 ATP-grasp protein, with translation MPPLSNPASSGPKTSYHEFYADDFSPRDHYRLLWDHIRATGNNALETKDHESQLALQTEGVTFTVYGESEEGIERIWPFDLIPRIITAAEWVRIESGLKQRVRALNLFLEDLYGEQKIIKDGVIPPELIYQGKDFRREIVGIVPPRGIYTHISGIDIIRDEQGDFLILEDNLRTPSGVSYMIENRVIERRILPEFFNKYRVRRVEHYPSLLLDALRCLSPRGKGTAEIVLLTPGIYNSAYFEHTFLAKEMGIELAEGRDMVTINDIVYLKTTKGLKRVDVIYRRIDDDYLDPLIFRSDSSLGIAGVINAWRAGNVAIVNAPGSGIADDKAVYPFVPDIIRYYLGQQPILKNVPTYQMTNVTDREYVFDNMERMVVKAVSESGGYGMLMGPSSTPALRKEFMDRVLENPRNYIAQPVVYLSRHICYMDGELEARHLDLRPFVIYGEDIQVVPGGLTRVALRKGSLVVNSSQGGGSKDTWVLAE